ATGAATGCGGACAAGAATGCCCTCGAAGTTTTTGTGATTGTGGCGCAGACCCGAAATTTCCGTGTGGCAGCGGAACAGCTTGGCGTCACCCGACCGGCGATCAGCCAGAGCCTGCGGCGTCTGGAAGACCGGCTTAACATCTCACTGATGCAGCGCACCACGCGCTCGGTTCAGCTGACAGAAGCCGGACAGCGGCTCTATGCGGAAGTAGCTCCGGCCATCAACCAGCTTAACCGCGCCGTCACCGATATTGCCGAGCTGGCGGCCGAGCCGCGTGGTCAGTTGCGGCTGGCGATCTCCTCGATTGCTGAGCGGATGCTGGGAGGCGAACTGCTGGCGAGCTTTATTACCGCCTACCCGCAGGTTGAGCTGGATATCACCGTGACCGATGACGAGTTTGATATTGTCGGGCAGGGCTATGACGCAGGCGTGCGGCTGGGCGAGGTGATCGCGCAGGATATGATTGCGGTGCCGGTCTCCACTGCACAGCGTCAGGTGGCGGTAGCATCACCCTCTTATCTGGCGCGTGCAGGCACGCCACAGCATCCTGAAGAGCTGGTCACTCATCGCTGCATCGGCTGGCGTAAAGGGCCAGGCCTGGCGCCTTATCGCTGGGAGTTTGCTGAGCAGGGACGGGAGTTTGATGTTGCCGTCAATCCGCAGCTGACTACCAACGACATGGGAGTGATGATCCGCACCGCCTGCGCCGGGGGCGGCATCAGCTTTGGCATGGAAGAGACCTTTCAGCCTTACATCACGCGCGGCGAACTGGTGACGGTACTTGATGAGTGGTTACCCAGCTTTGCCGGGTTTTATCTCTATTTTCCCAGCCGTAAAAATCTGGCCCCCAAGCTGAGGGCGTTGATCGATCACGTCAGGCTGTGAGAAAGGCCTGCGGTTAGTCAGCGCGGATAGGGGTGATCGCTGACCAACCTGATCCGGTCAACCGGAGAGCCATTCAGAGACCCCGCAATCGCAATGTACTTCATGGTGTTATGCGGGATTACAACGTGTCAGTGCTTCAGGCTGTCATGTTGTATCGGGTGATGATATTGATTTTAGAGTAGGGCGCGGGCGGTTCGGAAGCGGGCAGAAAGCCATGAAACTCCAGCAGTGTTCTGAAGGCGTGCAATGCGTCGAGCTGTAAATTGTGCTCGATCAGCGCATCAATCTTACCCGCCTGCAGCAGCGCACAATTCTCCTGATCGAGATCGTGACCAATACAGGCGTTCACATGCCGCTTTTGTTCAGCAAACGCGCGCAGAATTCCGGGATTACCGCCGCCGACCGTATAGACCGCATCCGTGTCCGGATGGCTCCGCAAAAACTGCGTCACCGACTGATGCATCCGCGCGTCAATACCATAACCACCCGCCACTACACTTACCTGATGCTGAGGCGCAAACTGCTGCATCGCACGCTGAAAACCCTGGATTCTTTCCTGTTCACCGATGAAATCGCGACTACCGGTCACCGCGACAATATGCGAACGGCTGACCCGCAGCCATTTTGACATCAGAAAAGCCGCCACCTTACCGGCATCAAAGTTATCCATGCCGATATAGCGCAGGCGTGCACTGCCGGGTAAATCGCTCATCATGGTGACCACCGGAACGCGTTGTTTCAGGAGCGATTCAATAGTGGGATTCAGCTCATCGGAGCAGGCCGCTTTCAGAATGACACCGTGACTGTGAAGCGCTTTTTTGTTCAGCAGCGCATTAATGGCTTCCGCTGTGAGATTCGCGCCAAAGTGGAAACGCAGCTGAAGTCTGAAAGCAGCAAAGCTGGCGATCTGACTGCTGAGCGCTTCACGTATCAGTGGCTGAAAGCGGTCAGGGGTATGCATGATGACGTCAAAGTAAATCGTTCTGCCTTTGGCGAGCCCGGCTTTTTGCATCAGTTCCAGGTCCGCTATCGCCTGCTGAATCCGATGCTGAGTGCGTGCATGAACGTTGCCACGCTGATGCAGGGCACGATCGATAGTGGCAAGGCTAAGCCCCGATTGGGCAGCGATCTGTTTGAGGGTGAATTTAGCCATGCAGGACTCGCGACAGCAGAGGATAACCAGAGTTTTATCATAATACTGGCTAACAGCTCTGCTTCAACTGAAACACGTTGTTCAAAGCATCGCTGGCTGTCAGCGTGAAAATGCGGCACCGGGGACAGGAATAACGGATTTTATAAACCCCAAACTCAGGACTCCGTTAAACGATATAAATGATCGGCTCACTTCGGGTATTTGCAAGGTCAGATTCTGGCAGTGATAACACTCTTTTGACTATTTACTTGCAAGCACAGGGTGCTGACTTAAATAACGTCAGTTCAAATTCTGGGCTGGATAATTTATAGCCTGGTTGCCGCTTCGCTTATATCCCCGTTAAGACGGCTTTTTTGTTTTTTGACACCCGATAATGTTAGACTGTATATGCATACACCATCGGGAGGTCGTGTGAAGTACGACAACGATAACGAGATCCGTGCACTGGTTGGCGCGGTCGTCAGTGATTTGATCAAGGCGGGAGAGCCGGTTCACTTTCACGACATTACGGACGCTCTGTTTCGCCTGAGCGAAGAGACGCGTGACAGCAAACTGAAAGCATTGTGCCAGGAAGCAATTGGCTTTTTTACCCGCAAAATGCATTAAGGTTGATGGCGCCGATGGCGGGCGCCATCCGGAACCTTCCCCTCCAGCCATCACTCCGCAGTGCCGCCTTAACTGAGAATAAGACGCAGTAAACAGAGCTTAAAAATATTTTAACTGAAGAGTTCTAATATCAGCTTGGCTATATTTCTGTTTTTTAAATTTAGTCAGAATTAATTTTTTTAGCCTGAAATGACAACGCAGTAATTAACTGCATCGGCATGAATCTCTATCCAGAATAAATTATTCGTGAGATGTTAATCTAAGACCTTAATGGAAATGTCTGCAATATCAGCGGGCTGAAGCAGCGTTTTCTTCTGCTTCAGTTGTTACTTATACTGTTCTGACTATGTTTAATTTGAGAAATGATTAGGACCGGGAGGATATCCTGCCTACCGGCCAGATGACGCTCCAGTGCCAGCACAGAATTTACCATCGCTACTGCCAGCTTCATCACCCCATCTCACACGGGTAACACAACGAGATAAGCTGGCTGCGACCTTCCGGTGGATGCGGCAGCCAGCTGAGAACCCGTTAATGTTCGTTCAGGCGGTGCACAGACTCTGCACCTGAAGCGGTTCCCTTATCCTGTGCGGAACGCCAGAAATGATGGCCGTTTGTGTCACCGGCCATCATCGTTCAGGGCTTTACGCTCTGTTTCAGCAACGGCTCAGTCATCGGTTGAACGCGTGAGATTCTCCCAGCAATCAATTTCCTGACGCATTGCCGCAAGTTTTTGCCGTACCAGACTCAGGGCATCACTGCCTAACAACAGATGCGCGGGTGGGTTCGGGCTTTCCAGCAATGCCAGCATAGCCTGAGCAGCCTTTACGGGATTGCCGGGTTGTTTCCCGCTTTTTTCCTCCCGGGCCTGACGAATGGGCCCGAACAGGGTGTCATAATCCGGAATAGTGCGGGCGCTGCGTATCATTGAGCGTCCCGCCCAGTCGGTGCGGAATGAGCCGGGGGCCACGGCGGTGACGTGTATGCCGAACGGAGCCAGCTCTTTGCCCAGCGTTTCTGAAATACCCTCCAGCGCAAACTTGCTGCCGCAGTAGTAGCTGATGCCGGGCAGAGTAATAAAACCACCCATCGAGGTGATATTGATGATGTGTCCCCGTCGGCGCTCACGCATACCCGGCAGGACCGCTTTGGTCATTGCCACTGCGCCAAAAACATTCACGTCAAACTGGTGGCGCATTTCTGCCAGGGAGGATTCTTCCATAATGCCCTCATGGCCGTAACCAGCATTATTCACCAGTACATCTATCTGACCGACTGTGGACTCAACCTCCCTGACAACTTCATCAATACGCGCAAAGTCCGTGACATCCAGCAGGCGGCCCACGGCACGCTGTGCATCAAGCGCCTCAAAAGTTTGCAGTGCTTCGTGGTTACGCACGGTACCAATGACCCGATGCCCGGCATGGAGGGCTTCGCGCGCCAGTGCCAGACCAAAGCCACTGCTGACGCCAGTAATTAAGATTGTTTTTAAAGATGACATAAAAGAACTCCCATGAACCGTTGAGATTGCATGGTATTCTCACTGCTGATGCATTTTCAGGCCGTATCTTCTCGTTTTCTTGCCTGATCTTATGAGGTGCTGTAATGACTGGAATGATTGCCCTGATTAAAGCCCTTGCGCCGCATGAAGGGTATAACCTGACGGCCTTGCCGGGTGTGCGAATTCTGCGCGCCGACCGTCCTCTTGCCAGAACACCCGTGCTATATGATCCGGGCATTGTGATTGTCTGTCAGGGCAGCAAGCGGGGTTACTTTGGCCAGCAGACCTATTTATATGATGAGCAGCACTACCTGGCGGTCTCGGTTCCTGTGCCATTTACCATGGAAACCGACGCGTCAGCAGAGCATCCTCTGCTGGCTATTTACCTGCATCTGGATTTTCAGCTCGCGGCTGAACTTATCCTGCAGATCGACCAGCATGATGCTTCACATCCTCCCGCCGCGCCGCAGAGTATGATGTCGAGTCAGATGGACGACACGGTTAAGGGCGCCGTATTGGGTCTGCTTGAAGCCCTGAACAGTCCGCTCGAAACCGCGATACTCGGACATGCACGACTGCGTGAACTCTACTTCCGTGTACTCACGGGCGAACAGGGCAACGCCATGCGTGCCGCGCTGGCCATGCAGGGGCAGTTCAGCAAAATAGGGAAAGTGGTAAAGCATATCCACGCCACGTATGCAGAGCCGTTGACCCTGACGCAACTGGCAGGGGAAGCGGGCATGAGCATCCCCACCTTTCATCTTCACTTTAAAGCCATTATCAGGATGCCGCCGATGCAGTATGTGAAATCGGTACGCCTGCACCAGGCGCGCATGCTGATGGTTCGCCAGCAGATGACCGCTGCCGCAGCAGGCTACGCTGTGGGCTATGAAAGCCAGTCGCAGTTTAATCGTGAATTTAAACGTCTGTTTGGTCTGCCCCCGGCAGAGGAGATAAAGCGCATGCAGCGTCACTTCTCTGTTCCGCCCGTGCAGCAAACGCCGGTGTTTGTATCATCGCATTAGTAAGGAGAGAGGGTAATCTGTGGCCATTTTTATGATATCAAAACCAGCATTCTCTTCGCGCCAGATGTGAGCATAGCGATTCCAGGCATCTGATTTTTATCTATTATTAAATGTTAAAGGCTGTTTTAAATCGACCTGTGTGGCAAACCGGTTCTGATCTTAAGTAACAATGATGGCTGTATTATTGCCCCCAAACGTTGAAGTTAAAGTGCTGGCGATTAAGTATTTGTGAGCAATGCAAATTATTAGCTATGCAGTGAAGCGGTGCCATCGGGTATGATCCTCATACTAGAAACTCAGGATGAGTGTTACATGAAAAGGTTAGTCAGAATTTTAGTCATCGCCATTACATCTCTGGCAGTGCTCGTATCTGCTGTAATGATTCTCATCATCGTATCTTTCAGACCGTCTGAAGTTAGCGCTGCCCGGACTGAAGCCTGCCGACATTATGATAATCAGACAATCATGACTAAAGTCATTCGGGCTAAAACCGGAGATGAGGCAGAGTGGAAAAGTTTTTCTGACGCTCAGCACGCAGCTGAAAGGAATGGAATTCTTATTGACTATGAGCAGATGACTTTCGGGAATGATATCTGGTTAGTCCCCTTCACTCAGCGTAACCATGGGTCAGCTTACGGGGAATCCTTTGCCATGCTTGACTGTACGACAGACAGTGTAGAGTTCGACCAGAAGTGATTTGTTGCCTTTTAACAGCAAATAAATAACATTCGTGCGGATTATTACCCAGAAGAGCGATACAAACGTCCAGGGGGAGCTGAGAGGGGGATTTTTCTCGGAAAAGAATGGCTACGCCAGGGCTGTTTATGTCCGCTGCGGCCAGCTATACGACTTGCAACGACGGTTGGGCGTTGAGTACTCAGCAGGTGGGTGATAGCTCTTCGTCAAAAATTGCCTGAAAAGCAGAGTATTCATCTCACTGAGCCTGCGTTATCACCGATAACGCAGGAGAGGTAATCAGATATCACTATCGTCAGGTGTACGGCCAACCACAATTTCCAGCGTTCTGCGCAACACATCCAGTCTGATCACGTCGGACGTGCATTCCAGTTCGGCGATCAGATAAAGAATTATCGCTTTGTTGGTCACACGTCCCTGATCAGCCACGATGTCACGAATTACTGCGCCCAGCAGTTCGGTTTCCGGTGCCAGCAAATCGCCTTCACTACGAAAATAGTCAATGATGGATAAATCTGATGAAGAGTGTTGCATGATTTTTCTTTCTCTGAGGAAAATTCGTTATACGCAATGGGTGGAGTCAAAAACGAGTGTAGACGCTGTTTTCGTTTTGCCCAGCCAGCCAATAAAAATTTCGTGTAAAGGCTGCCGCTTCGCTTAGTGCCAGCCGTGTATGACAGGCACGCAATACCCTTTATCAGTGTTTTTTAGACCCATCAGGTGGGCCATCGCTGTTCATACGATGCGTCGTCTTATCACGTTCAGCACCGTCGCCCTGCACACGTTTACGCGCGGCGACCATGCCGTTTCGAACTTCAGTGATGGCTTTGCGAATCACAGACAATTTTGTGTCGTCATCGGCATTAGCAGCCATGAGTTCAAGCTGTGCGATTAAGGCGTTACTCGACACCGGTTTGTCTGACTTGAGCAATGTCAGAACGGCTTCACCGATCATGACATCTGTCAGTTTCTCATCTTCACTTCTGTACATACTGGCTTCTCTGATTACGAATCAATGGCCATGCTGCGGGTCCGTATACGTCAGCGGGTGCAACTTAGTGCACCAGATACGGCAAAGCAGTACTGGGCTTCGTTCCTGTGGGTAAATCTTCCTGAGTGTTGGCTAAGAGCAGGTATCGTGAATATTAGCTGGCGCGATGAGCGGGCATTAATCTTCGCGACGAAAAAGCATTGCAATCAATTCGTGCAGATGGCTCTCTTCTTCTGGCGTTGCAGCCAGTTCAAGGCGGCGCAACAGTTTACTGCAAATTGCTTTACGGCTAAGGCTATGACCTGCGCGCAGAATTTCGACCACTACCGACCCCAGTGTTTCCTGCTGGGAAGGTGAGCTGGCCTGATTGAAGTAACGGGCAATATCGCTGATCGTTTCCGGGGCTTGTCCGTTCTTACGCATGGTGTTTTCCTCAGATGGTGAAAATGTATAGCATTCCTGATGCGCAAGTTATACATCTTTTCAAAACTTGTACAGAATTTTGGATTTTTGGAATAATTTTTTTTGTGCAAAAAGTGCTATAGCTTTTAAAACAGGGTGTTACGAGGAGGTAGTGACGAGGTGAAAATTGTACCATATTCCTGTACAGGAACAAGCCATCTGGTGTTCCGACCTGATTATTCAGGCCGGCAGAAGGTAAGCAGTTATGTTAATGCTTAAAGAAAATATCATCAGCAGAGGCGCTGATAGCCGGTTCGATACCCGCATTTCGGGACAGCCAGTTTGCCGGACCGGTATTGCGTGAACCAATCGTTTTGAATCCTGTCAGCCATTGACGTGCAGTTTGCATCTGCTCAAGGCGATACTCATTCACTTCTGAGTCAGCCATAACCTGTAGCTCTTTAATCAGCAGTTCAACGTTCACTTCCTGACCAGCATTAAACAGGTTCATTGCGGCTTCGCCAATGATGACATTCGCTTTTTCGTCGCTGGAAAAATACAAAATATCCTCCTGGGTGATTGCGGTAAGTAACATTAACTGTAGCAAAAAAATTCATCAGGCTTAATTAATTCGGCCTATCAATAAGATTATTTTAATTGTGAAATTGCTGCGTCTGTTGCGAGAGTGTCATCCGGCCTTGCAACCTCCTTTCGTGGATGGCAAAGCGTAGTCGAACGCTTTTTTTATGCCATTACCTCTTTTCTCATTTTGAGGCACTGAATCAGGCAGGAGAAAAACCCGCCTGTTGCGAAGCCATAAGCGGCTTGAATGCCACGCGTCATCAAAAATATTCCTATCTATATCAGAGAGTAACTGAGCTGATTTACAAAAGCTGACACCTGAACCTGAATGTTGAAGAAACTTCACATCTCCCTGCTGTTCGGAAGGTATAGCCTGTGCTATAAAAAATAGCCTATGCTAATTGTGTTCTGTTTTTAATCACCTCTGGAGTCCGCCTGATGGTCCCGATAAAAAAGCTCACCACGCTGTTACTGAGTGCACTGCTCACCACTCTGATGGCGAGCAGCAGCTATGCAGCAGAAAAATTTAAGATAGTGACAACGTTTACGGTGATAGCTGACATGGCTGAGAACGTGGCTGGCGATGCCGCGGAGGTCACCTCTATTACTAAGCCCGGTGCTGAAATACACGAATATCAGCCCACGCCCGGCGACATCCGGCGGGCACAGGGTGCGCAGTTAATTATGGCGAACGGGCTTAACCTGGAACGCTGGTTTCAGCGCTTTTATCAGCACCTGGACGGCGTCCCGGAAGTGGTGGTCTCCGCTGGTGTAACGCCGATGGGGATTGGCGAAGGGCCTTATAACGGTAAACCGAATCCGCACGCCTGGATGTCACCGGACAATGCGCTGATTTATGTCGATAACATCCGCGATGCGCTGGTGAAATATGACCCGGTCAACGCAGAGACCTATCGTCAGAACGCTGCCGCCTATAAGCAAAAAATTACCGCGGCACTGGATCCGCTGCGCCAGCAGATTGCCGCTATTCCCGAACAGAAACGCTGGATGGTGACCAGTGAAGGCGCGTTCTCCTATCTGGCGCGCGACCTGGGCATGAAAGAGCTTTACCTGTGGCCGATCAATGCTGACCAGCAGGGTACGCCGCAGCAGGTGAGACGCGTGATTGACCAGGTGAAGAAAAATGCCATTCCGGCGGTGTTCAGTGAAAGCACCGTGTCAGATAAGCCCGCCCGCCAGGTCGCGCGGGAAACCGGTGCCCATTACGGTGGTGTGCTTTACGTCGACTCCCTGAGTAATGCGGAGGGACCAGTGCCAACCTATCTTGATCTGCTCAAAGTCACCA
This DNA window, taken from Pantoea vagans, encodes the following:
- a CDS encoding LysR family transcriptional regulator, translated to MNADKNALEVFVIVAQTRNFRVAAEQLGVTRPAISQSLRRLEDRLNISLMQRTTRSVQLTEAGQRLYAEVAPAINQLNRAVTDIAELAAEPRGQLRLAISSIAERMLGGELLASFITAYPQVELDITVTDDEFDIVGQGYDAGVRLGEVIAQDMIAVPVSTAQRQVAVASPSYLARAGTPQHPEELVTHRCIGWRKGPGLAPYRWEFAEQGREFDVAVNPQLTTNDMGVMIRTACAGGGISFGMEETFQPYITRGELVTVLDEWLPSFAGFYLYFPSRKNLAPKLRALIDHVRL
- a CDS encoding substrate-binding domain-containing protein — protein: MAKFTLKQIAAQSGLSLATIDRALHQRGNVHARTQHRIQQAIADLELMQKAGLAKGRTIYFDVIMHTPDRFQPLIREALSSQIASFAAFRLQLRFHFGANLTAEAINALLNKKALHSHGVILKAACSDELNPTIESLLKQRVPVVTMMSDLPGSARLRYIGMDNFDAGKVAAFLMSKWLRVSRSHIVAVTGSRDFIGEQERIQGFQRAMQQFAPQHQVSVVAGGYGIDARMHQSVTQFLRSHPDTDAVYTVGGGNPGILRAFAEQKRHVNACIGHDLDQENCALLQAGKIDALIEHNLQLDALHAFRTLLEFHGFLPASEPPAPYSKINIITRYNMTA
- a CDS encoding oxidoreductase; its protein translation is MSSLKTILITGVSSGFGLALAREALHAGHRVIGTVRNHEALQTFEALDAQRAVGRLLDVTDFARIDEVVREVESTVGQIDVLVNNAGYGHEGIMEESSLAEMRHQFDVNVFGAVAMTKAVLPGMRERRRGHIINITSMGGFITLPGISYYCGSKFALEGISETLGKELAPFGIHVTAVAPGSFRTDWAGRSMIRSARTIPDYDTLFGPIRQAREEKSGKQPGNPVKAAQAMLALLESPNPPAHLLLGSDALSLVRQKLAAMRQEIDCWENLTRSTDD
- a CDS encoding AraC family transcriptional regulator — protein: MTGMIALIKALAPHEGYNLTALPGVRILRADRPLARTPVLYDPGIVIVCQGSKRGYFGQQTYLYDEQHYLAVSVPVPFTMETDASAEHPLLAIYLHLDFQLAAELILQIDQHDASHPPAAPQSMMSSQMDDTVKGAVLGLLEALNSPLETAILGHARLRELYFRVLTGEQGNAMRAALAMQGQFSKIGKVVKHIHATYAEPLTLTQLAGEAGMSIPTFHLHFKAIIRMPPMQYVKSVRLHQARMLMVRQQMTAAAAGYAVGYESQSQFNREFKRLFGLPPAEEIKRMQRHFSVPPVQQTPVFVSSH
- a CDS encoding biofilm/acid-resistance regulator YmgB/AriR, producing MQHSSSDLSIIDYFRSEGDLLAPETELLGAVIRDIVADQGRVTNKAIILYLIAELECTSDVIRLDVLRRTLEIVVGRTPDDSDI
- the ycgZ gene encoding regulatory protein YcgZ, with protein sequence MRKNGQAPETISDIARYFNQASSPSQQETLGSVVVEILRAGHSLSRKAICSKLLRRLELAATPEEESHLHELIAMLFRRED
- a CDS encoding metal ABC transporter substrate-binding protein, with amino-acid sequence MVPIKKLTTLLLSALLTTLMASSSYAAEKFKIVTTFTVIADMAENVAGDAAEVTSITKPGAEIHEYQPTPGDIRRAQGAQLIMANGLNLERWFQRFYQHLDGVPEVVVSAGVTPMGIGEGPYNGKPNPHAWMSPDNALIYVDNIRDALVKYDPVNAETYRQNAAAYKQKITAALDPLRQQIAAIPEQKRWMVTSEGAFSYLARDLGMKELYLWPINADQQGTPQQVRRVIDQVKKNAIPAVFSESTVSDKPARQVARETGAHYGGVLYVDSLSNAEGPVPTYLDLLKVTTETLVQGIKAGEKAQ